Sequence from the Castanea sativa cultivar Marrone di Chiusa Pesio chromosome 12, ASM4071231v1 genome:
gttgaTGAAAAGACCTGAATTATCCAGAATAGAGTTCAAAAATTAGAATACGGATTGAGAACACGTCTAAGTGTATGTCCCAACGcagaaaaaccctaaaaaatgaGTCCAAAAGGCACCCGAGCACAAAAGTGTGATCGACATTCAAgagtgccattcggcactttcAAAGTGTCGAATTGCACTCTTTTGAGCTTTAGCCTAACTCTTTTTAGGTGACGATAAGGCACATCCTTTTCGACCTTTTCGTAGAAAGATGCATCCCGATTTACATTTTAAGCAttgttgcttattttttaagcattccatcctctataaatagggactGGATCTCAAAATTTAGCATACTCTTTTACGCTCTCAAGGGAGACATGTTTTTACACTCTCAAATTACTCATATTTCTAACTCTCCTTTCTgaaattctctctcttaaaactagggtttttaggtttcaaagagaattgcataaatttctttgaaacctaaaatatcctctcaagaagaagagtgctccatgcaagaggttgttttctATTAATCCTTTCTTCTTATGTTTCTCTTTtgtgatgatgcatgtttatatatatttttagtttattagttTCAAATATCCATACCTTGAattgttgatttgttttgttgaaacatgttctcaattcttttttttcttttttttttgtatgatccctttcttagtttcaaaaatctgcatgttaccacttctttttctcaaattaaaacagatctacatcttcattagatgtagatctgaatttttctcaaatataaaaaaaaaacagacctacatcttcattagatgtagatttgaatctaaatttttctcaaaacaaaaactgatttgcatcttcattagatgtagatctaaatttttctcaagtAAAAAACAGATCCACATCTTCATTGggtgtagatctaaatttttctcaaataaaaggtgaatctacatcttcattagatgtagatatgattttttttttcaaataaaaacggatctacatcttcactagatgtagatttgaatttttcttaaagtaaaaactgatttgtatcttcatTACATaaagatctaatttttttaacatggcAGATTTAGGAAGTAAAAAAGGATCACGAATGATTGTgttagttttgtttgttttatttaatacatgtagtatgaatttatttcatgaatgaaattctcttcttaagattttttttttgaacatataaaaacagatctgatttttttaaaacatacaaatctaatttttctttgttatcacaaaaatagatttgatttttctaaactcaattcagattttttttaatcacaaaaatggatctgaatttttttgcaaagaagaggatgcattcataaataaattcacgtgatttaattttgttcatatgcacaacatgtcattcatagcatttataaaaatggtacattagtcacaagagtctagaagaccagacacTGTttggaatgggtgcctaacatctTCCCATTCAGTAACCTAACCTTCGAATCtagttcttttggataggtagatctatgccttgaatttatttttattttgggtagattgtaactaggacaaaagctatgtaattatttggtagtttgtaactaggacccaaagccatgtaattttcattttttcaaatatgtatTCTTTTTACTCAATCATTGAAACGAAACAATTCAAccatgtattttgtatttagtttttcttattttttgtatataaaaaataagtggcgactccacaccacttacccaaaaagagaggtgccttgAAAAAACACTTCACAAAATCACTCTCCTTTTTTAGAGGCACTTTTGGCAAGGTCTCTCACACTTATCATACATCTAAACAAGGTATCATGCATATCATCTAACAACACATATCAAAAAACAAAGTATCAACACATTAGAAACCCTAATtatacatctaagcatgtttcatcatatcatcaaaataaaaccaaaacacaaatgCATTGACATTTCTAGCATGACTTACCCTTTACTTACCTCTCAACAACATAGAACCTATGGTATAAGAAGAAAACCCAAATCTAGCATGTGATAGCAAACAAGCATGTGAGGCAAAGGTACCAGCATGTATAAGCATGTGAACAAACTCTAAAAAGGaataaaacatgtgaaaaaaaaaaccaaacaaacaacatAACGAAtctagattagggtttctgggcaagCACCTGCATACGTAGCCCAAAGCCTGTGTACGTAGGGTTTAACCTGCGTACGTATGCTCATGGCATGCGTGTGTGGGACTTActcaaaaccctaacccaaaaaCGAACAAGGCAGAAAATAGAGCATGAACTACAACCCTAACTCTAGCAAACAAATATACATTTTAAGCATACCAAAACTTAAACCTAACCTAGAGAAAGCATATTAAAACATgttttaacaaacaaacaaagcaaacGGAGagatttaaagaaagaaaagaagtaaaaaaggaATACCTCACAAAAAGCTTTCCAAACTTGTTTTTAACTGTTTCCCTCAGCCAAATCTAtcacaattaaaagaaaaatagtgaTTAGCAACattaaactaaaaggattggGGCCAAAAAAGgtatcaatcaaacaaaattgactaagggtattttgtgaaaaactccattttatttaactattttctagcgaatcttaggtttttccttATGGGAAAACTTATTTATACTTCTTGAATCAATCCATATTCCTTGGGTTTGTGTTAGAGACTTTAATTTCACCACTAGTGAGGATGAGAAATTCGGTGGCAAAAAGGGTAGCTCCTCTCAAAAGAACTACTTGCAAGAGctaatttttgaatttggtgTTATCGATCTAGGTTTCTTAGGCAGCAAATTTACTTGGGCAAAAGGAAGTTGGGGCAACTCAGCCATCAAGAGAAGGTTGGACAGCGCAATAGCGAGCATGGCGTGGAGATTAGCTTACCCAAAGGCTGCCATATCTCACCTTGGGGTATCAGATTTGACCACACTCCCATCTTATTAGACTCTAACCCAGTAACCTCCTTTGCCCACAGAGCTTTTCGGTTTGAAGCTGTCTGGACTTGGGATCTAGGATGTCACAAGGTAATCAATCATGCTTGGAATGGTGAAGCACACGGTTCGGATTTCATAGTACTATGCAAAAAATAGGATGCCACTAGAAAAGCCTTACGGAAGTGGAACAAGGTCTTTGGCATCTGTCAAGACAAAATCAATAATCTCCttctaaaaataaagttaatcCAAGAAAAGGAAAGCACGCAGGGAAATGGCTCTACGGAGATCAAGCTACAAGCAGATTTAGCTGAATGGCTTCTTAGGAGTGAAATGCTTTAGCGCCAAAAGTCAAGagaattatgattaaaataTGGGGACGAAAATTCCAAATTCTTTCACCTGTGGAGTAGCATCGATGCAATCAAAGTAGAGGGTGGTAATTGGATTTATGAGTCAAACCAAGTTCGAAACCATTTCCTGGATGATTTCAAATCCTTGTTCACTGAAGAAGCAACCTTTTTTCCCAGCCTCCTAGAAAATCTTATAACCCTTGCTATCACGACCTAGAAGACTCCAATCTCTGTAGCATTTCCACTCTAGAGTTGATCAAGCACACACTATTCCAGATGCAAGACCTCTAATCTCCAAGACCTGATGGTTTTCCTATGCTATTCTACAAAAGTATTGGGACATTGTTGGAGAAATAGTCACGAAGGCTGTCACCTCATTCTTCGTCTGTGGATGCATGCCAAAAGAGGTAAACAACTCCTTAATTGTACTAATTCCAAAGTCTCAGAATCAtatctttttcaataattatAGACTTATTAGCCTTTGTAATGTTGTgtataaaatcatttaaaaaatccTAGTTGCAAAGCTAAAGACCAGTGCTGGACAAACTCATTTCCCCAAGTCAATCTGCCTTTATACAAGGGAGATGGATTACGGAGAATCAAGTGGTGGGTCAAGAAATGTTACATAGCTACAAAACTAGGAAATTAAGGGTAGGGCTGATGGCTATTAAATTGGATCTTCAAAAGACATATGACAGAGTTAATTGGAACTTCCTGCAATTAGTGTTATCAAATTTTGGCTTCAATGAAACATTCATCAGTTGAATAATGTGGCTTGTGTCTCTTCCACCTCCTCTATGGTCATGGTCAATTGGGCAAATTAGATCAATTCTAGTCAAGCAGGAGAAATTATTATGTACTCCTGAAGTACCATAAATACGTACTCCAttctctcacatgaatagtgggtcctactaattaaatttatagtaggacccaccattcatgtgaaagaagggagtacacatttatgatactccgagagtacctaagaatttttcgtCAAGCAGAGAGATTAGATAGGAGGACGCTCTCTCATCTTATCTATTCATTTTAGGCTAGGAGCTACTCTCACGAATGCTTGAACATGAAATAGCTTCAAAAAATATCGAGTATTGGCAGATCAGAAATTTCTCATGTCACGTATGCGGATGACATCGTCCTTTTTTCCAGGGCAACTAGAAGAGATGCAGCAAAGATCAATGATTGTATTGAAATGTACTGCAATTGGTCTAaacaaaagcttaacataaatAATTATGAGTTTTTCTTCTCCAAGTACACCCACAACCAACCCCAAAAGTTCATTAAGTAAGTCCTCCAAATGAAGGGGCTCAAGCAAGACGCTATTTACCTAGGCGCCCCACTATTCCTATCTAAAGCACTATCAAAGGACTTCCAAATTCATTCGAAATCGGCTCGAGGCCCGGCTTACCGGCTGGAGAAGTAAATGCCTATCTTGGGCTGGCAAATGTACACTTATCAACTTAGTGGCTTAAACACTTCCGACATATGTCATGTCCTCCTTTAAAATCCTAGCTAAGATCTGTGATAATCTTGACGCAACTTCAAGGCATTTTTGGTGGAAGCCAAAGAAGCAAAATGGCAAATATCTCGCGTGGAAAGCTTGGGATAAGCTCTGCCTTCCAAAATGGAAAGGCAGTCTTGGTTTCAAAAAAGCCAAAGACACTAATAGAGCATTGCTTGCAAAGCTAGCTTGGATGGTTGCCTCCAAGCGTGACAATTTATGCATGGCTATTCTAAGGGCAAAATACTAAGTTAGACAAGATTGGCTCCACAAAGACCAGCCAAATTTGCCTCCCCAATTTGGAAGGCTATCGAGAGCGTCAAAGACATCATCATTAAGGGTGCTTACTATCTCATAGGAGACAGAGCCTCCATCAACGTTTGGCAAGACTAGGGGTGTCAAATGGGTGAGTTTGGGGTGGACATAAATGGgttgggtatataaaacccattcacccattaaaacccatttaactaattgtttctaacccaaacccaacccaacccaattataaTGGGTAAAGCCCAACCCACTCAATtaccaattatcaaaattaccaaaatgcccctaaagtgaaaatgaccaaattactctaaaattttaaaaaatgaccaaaatattttaatttgtattttttaaatgacacatcaacattttaatttttttaaaaagtcacgtcaaaaaattaaaaataaaattctgaatttataattttttaaaatttaattaaattaattttttaaatcttaaaatcagatattgctttcaaaaaaaaaaaaaatcagatatttgtatctaggtttagacttgagagaaagagagagagagagagagagagaggggctgAGATGCGGCCGGCGATGATCAGGTGGTCCGGCTTTGGGTTTTGTCGAATTTTCCTCTACTTCACCATCAATGGCAAATCGTCGAGAGCTTCAAGGTTCAGATCGTCGAGAGCTTCAAGGTCCGGCTTTGggttttatttctatttttatttttccggTGTTCAAATATGAGAGAAATGATTTTCCGTGAAGCCATGGCTGTGGCTTGTCTCGATTCTATGTACGTCAtcagttataattttttttttcccgattTTTCTGTGGTAAAGGTGTGTTTGGTTTCCCAGAAAACTGtttgggaaaagaaaagttttgcttttaaatctgaaaatgaACCCTCGTGAAACACTGAAATGTTTGAgggctggatttttttttttttaaattttttttttatgagaagggttgggttgaatttgagaatattgtttttgggttaaatagGGTTCAGTGGGTTTTTAGTTAAAACTCAATAATCACTGGGTTTAAttgggttgatacccatttaacccaactAATAATTGGGTGGATTTAAGTGGGcaaatgggtttgggtttattttgccacccctaggcAAGACTCATGGGTACCTTGGATTCAAGGATTCTTGCCAAAACCCAATTCAAAAGTAGTCTCTCATACACCTCTGATGGTCTGCCAACTTGTTGATCAGACTACTCAGAGCTGGAAAACCGTTCTCATAAATGAGACTTTTGAGCATGACTTCGCCGTGGCAATCCTTTCCATTCATCTGCCTCCTACCCCTAGACCTGACACGTTCATGTGGCTGCCAAATTCCAAGGGCCGATTTTTTGTCAAGGCAGCTTTCCAAATTGCATCCAACTTAACCCAGCTTAACCCTCAATCTGATGTTCCTTGGAACAAGATTTGGAAGCTCAAAGTTCCTGGAAGGCTTAAAATGTTGATTTGGAGAATAGGAGCAAACGCCATCCCTAcgaaagaaaattttcttcaaaaaatcaatGTGGACAACCCCAACTACAAGATGTGCAATCAAGAGGTTGACACATGCTGCcatctattttttaaatgcccTGTAGCCAAAGCCATCTGGCATTCCACCTGTTGGGGTCTGAACGTTGACAAAATCTAGATTGCTTCCTGTGAGGACATCATAAATCCTGTGCTCAACCCCCCACGAGCTTCGTGCCCAACAGAGTACAGTTGGATGATCTCCCTCAACATGGTCATAGTGCTTGATGAAATCTGGCAGCTTAGGAATCGCATCTCATATCAGGATGAGCAAGTCGACATTCTCAAAACTATCAGGCAAGTAAACTATCGCTTCAATGAGTTGTCCAGATTTTTCTCAACTGAGAATCCCACTCCACCACTCCCAATCCAACACAAATGGGAGCCCCCACCTCAATTCTGGATCAAGCTCAACATGGACGCCGCTATTGTTGAGAATTGGTCCACTCTCGTCGTGGTTGCCAGAGATGACTAATGTGTGATTGTAACATATGGTCCAAAGTCCATCAGCCTTGCTCTCCTCTCATAGCCGAAGCCACTGCTATTCTTTGGGCTGCTCAAATTGCTAAGCAAAACTCTTGGAGCCATATTCTGATAGAAGGAGACGCTAAAGAATGCTTTGATCACTTATCCTCCAATGAAAGCAATCCTGACTGGTCCATCTACAATATTGTTAGTAGCATTTTATTCCTTAAATCTTCTTTTTCTAGTTGTTCTTTCCGTTGGGTCAAAAGGGAATGTAATACAGTTGCTCACGTCGCTGCTAAACTATCCTTTGTCTCTAAAGAGTCTTTATGCTTAAATAAAGACAATCTCCCAAGAGTTTTAGGGCCAGTTTGGTTTAGCAttttaaactcatatttttacatattaaataatattacacacattttcacacattttttcatccacacgtgttttaaaaagttacaaaaatttcatctcaaactactctaccaaacaccctctTAAACTCTGCTTGTAAGGGTGATTGCCTATTTGGTCACGTGTTTTaggttttttaatatatatattgcagTTTATCAGAAACAAtatgcaacaattttttttttttttttttttttttttgaggaagaacaAAATACAACTATATTATACAATAGTCCAAAAAAGTTATTAACAGTTTCAAAATTAGTaagacaaaaaatataattaaataattaatcatacatttttgtcaaattaataatagttTATTATACTTATATgtattatcaattaaataaaaatatataataaaaaagaatagtacACACATAGGAGTAGAATTAGGAGTAAATGTGAAACTacgaaaaaaaatagtaactaataaaagtttttgcttttgaaatgTATGGCTTTTTAATCATACACGTGGTCGCTCTCTTGGAATTTGAGCTAGCACTAaaggtatgtttggttggagtgaaAACAGGAAAGATGGAAAATATGGAGAGGAAAATAGGGGAAAAATGGAATTTTTCACTGTTTTGTTCaggagagaaaacaagagagacAGAAAATAGGGAGGATAATAATCCCTCAGAGCCTacatttttttatcctcccaatttgggagaaaAAGATGCTAAATGATGTAATTTACATAAATGCCATCACTTTATTGCActctatttcttatatattatataacaacGACAAAATAGCCAATTTatgtaaattacattttctattctctcctttttttctccaaccaaacaaaaaagtttttcatcctcccacttttccacccctccaaccaaatacACATGAGGGAAAACCATATCCTCTCTATACTCTCACTTTTCAATCCTTCcactaatttttcatcctctcacttttccactccccaaccaaacagaccctaaaagACTTCTTGAACTTGGAAATTTATTGAGTATTTGTCAAACTATTtgatcaaataaagaaaaaaaaaactaagaaaatatagtagagagacagagagataaGGAGAATGGGAAAGAATCGCATATGTAAATAGAGATTTGTTGCTATTGTTACACTATTTGTAACAATAGTGTAATGTCTTGCTTATGAAGACAACAAGTGTAGGGAAAAATAGTTTCATTTTGCTATCAGCAGTAAAGTAAGCCAGCGTCTTGgagagaagtttttttttttttttttttttttaacaaaggcGCAAAAatctgaaactttttttttttaatattcaaaacaaaagtttaaaaaaacttttatatatatatatatatatatatatatatatatatatatatatatatatatatatataaattgacaatCAGGGTGGCTTGAACATAAGGCCAAAATGGGCGAATgccattttcacaaaaaaaaaatagcattacgccccctttctcaaactaattaaggaaatgcccctcttttgaaactcgattttctcaaaatcgagttaagctcTATATTGGCGTTTTAAGAagcctatagcggcgttttaaggagcctatagcagcgttttgtaactcaatctccatgaactcgagttataggtaaaaaaaaaaaaaaacttgcaaagaactcaagttcatggggcttgagttacaaaacgccgttataagtccttaaaacgtcactataggctccttaaaatgccactatagggctctagaaatttttttttcaaaactcgattttgaaaaaatcgagttttaaaagatagacatttccctaattagtttgggaaagggggcatttgcccttcttttttttttgcgcgaaatgggcatttgcccattttcgccttGAACTTAATGCCGCCCTGTATGCAATACCACTTTTGACAATCaagattaaaagtttaaaaaattactttttaatatcaactgatctaaatttttaactttttaccTTTTCACTACTTTaccttctcaattttttttctctcacagcTGCACATGATCCGAATTCAAGTAATTCTAGCATGTCAGTTGTGCTACTAGCCTACACTTTAGTTTATAATACTCAGTTAGTATAGctaaaaaattcttaagtatTCTTAGAGCATGGAGAAATGGTACTCCTTTCTTTCACATTTATGGTGGATCTTACCATTAATTTAAAGAGTAGAACCTACCATAAATACGAGAAAATAAAGTAGCATTCTTTATACTCTAAgagtacctaaaaattactcaATGTACTCACAGTCTATTGTACTAATAGTTTACCACTTAGACTCTCTAAATGTTGTGAACATTTTGACAAAAACAGGTTCTAACTCCTGATCAAGGAATCAATTCTGAAATCtgttatattcttttttttttttttttttgttgataaacaTCAAAATCATATCTAGATAGAACAGCCTTTTATGTTTTAGAAGAAACTTCTGTGGACCATGAGTCTTGACTAACAAAGCCCACTCCTTaagcctttcttttctttctcttctaactcaatcactctctctctctctctctctatccctTGATTGGATCCATTGAGCAtctgagaaaaaaagaaaaagaaaaaaaaaagagtgtagTTGATTCCCTTTGATTTTTTCagtcaaaaaattaatattattattaggatTTATTAGAATTGGTAAAACCAATATTTTGCATATGTCTCTTTTGGATTATCCCGTACAAATGTCACTTCATGGGGTTTGCTTTATAAGAGCATCCTTAtcaaagatttcaaaaaatttagcatttaccatcttaaaaacctactttatcaattttaacacttcactttacaatacacccaatataaaagattttatattttttaccacttcattaaaaaaaactattattttttattctctttcacTGCCAACAAACACACTGCCACTACCAACACCGGCTGCCACCATCacccacagccacagccacagccacaaccacagccacaaccaccaaccacaactgtatgtttttagaccccttaaaacaccagttgattaacctagttatttaaccaagtgattacttagataaattattcaaatctaggttaacacaaacaaattatATCATGTAAAGagtgcggaaaagtaaataacacatgatatgataacctaggaaaaccaaaccgataaaaaacctgggaaagatttaacctagctatcctcaaggtaaaacaggatctactatgaaagaattgaagttttacaatagcgacttagaccactaacatcctattgctacctcgagtagaaaatttactaccatgaccacgtgacagcttcgagtccacaaactacttctttcttagatccaCAACATCCATaagtataccacttgtttttctttatgctCTTGAAACAGTAACTGAAATGATCACTAAGCTCTcaacatcaatcttgatcttgataatcctaagtgtgtatgaaggtaaacacatctagatctcacaaaagattcacacacacagcaacaacaacctcaaaaacgtggctagggtttttttatttatatgagacataaaacataaaaccctacacgtcaaacagGCTTGGGCTTAGTTggaaaaattctgcagaaaaacattCAGCACGagcttcaatcgatcgagtctaattttcaatcaatcgagccttgcagaaattgaatagtaatttcctgcaattactcgattccaactttacataaatacatactttgagcagcctaaatatagactaaacgttttgatcatggtttgccaacatatacatattgaagttctaatacattagtttctAATTTCTTAGAATCTAATAAActccctctttggcaatccgtgacaaaacacataccaaaacaaaaatgctTAAAGTTATAAAGCAGCTCATTACaacaaaatacccaaaaacaattcaacctaattactatctatcagttgctagtgtagacagcagcacgactgaatcaacttatatattcctgtaacactcaacaaacatataaacgcatgtgtggaaaatacaagtaaaaaataaataaattcttgatttcacaaaaaataaaataaaagacgtATATCATAAATAACCTCATAacataaatcaataatcaatgtagcacatgtgaaacaagaaacaataaaagaaataaaaatgttttcccTTAACATATACATCTCATATCatgagcccaaaaaaaaaaaaaaatcataaatctcctaaatacaatctaaaGCTCCTATgcacaaaaacaacaaaacatcaaaatctccatcaatatgtactccccctttttgtgacgaattgtcAAAGGACAATCAAGGCGCGTCATCATCAAATAAAGGTGGTGGAGAAGATCGCCGAAGACTCGCCAAATCTGCACTCAAAGCCTAAAGCTCCGTGAGCACGTCCACCAAAAGCTGTCCATGCGCCGCCTAAATGGTCACGACAGTATCCAACACACTCCGAATGGATGAATCATCTGAAGCAGTAGGTGGAGGATCAACTACAATAGTGGGATTAACAAACTCCTCAGTAGATGGATCACCAGATGAAGGAGGCCAAGATGCATCACCTGTAGAAGACTCTACATGAGGGCGTTTAGAGCTAGCTTTCATCTGAGCCGCTCTttgcctaagaaaggtggcacctatgGGGGCGATGATATGAACAGGCTCGGAGACAGGAAAATCCTCTAAAACCAAATCCAACAAAATCCGATGAATGAAAACTAgaaagaaaagagcatgagACCTAGAACTACTCCTATAAACCTCAACCAAGGAACGAATGAAAAGAAACGGAAAACACATAGGGGCATCAGTCACAagggcatacaaaaatgcacaacACTCAAGAGGAATGGTATGCAAGTGAGAGATAGGCCAGATAGAATGACAAGAGATTCGGAAAAATGGGTAATGAATCTCAGTAAGCTCATGTGGTGATACGAGGATCGGTACCCCACTGAATGGTAGTACCAATGATGAGGGACATAATGTCGTCTAGGAGAGGAGACTCATCATAAGGATAAACAGGCTGGTGTACCAAAGGTACTCTTCTCCCCTTATCCAACTCTTCACAAACTGAATGTTGGATGAAGTGGAGTGAACAAAGAGGTTCGAATAGAACTCTTTGATCAGAACAGCTAGAGGAGGATGATCTACATCTAAAAAGCAACCAACCCCTACAATCAAAACTCCTACGAATCTCAGGATCAACCTCATCTAGAATCACTTTCCTCTTAGCCCACGCCTTCCTATATACATTAAGCTTCTCAAAGGTTTCCTG
This genomic interval carries:
- the LOC142620536 gene encoding uncharacterized protein LOC142620536; the encoded protein is MVCQLVDQTTQSWKTVLINETFEHDFAVAILSIHLPPTPRPDTFMWLPNSKGRFFVKAAFQIASNLTQLNPQSDVPWNKIWKLKVPGRLKMLIWRIGANAIPTKENFLQKINVDNPNYKMCNQEIASCEDIINPVLNPPRASCPTEYSWMISLNMVIVLDEIWQLRNRISYQDEQVDILKTIRQVNYRFNELSRFFSTENPTPPLPIQHKWEPPPQFWIKLNMDAAIVENWSTLVVVARDD